The following DNA comes from Marinilactibacillus sp. Marseille-P9653.
GATGACAGCACAGGTTTCAAACAATTTTTACAAGAATTTCATGACTTACTGGATGGTCTGACTGTTCCTAGTGGAAACGATGACGCAGCTGTTTCTGAGAGAAAGGAACAATCAGTGCAGGCTTCCGTTGACTTGTTAGCTAGGTTAAGTTCTGACCCTATACTTCTGGCTCAAATGTATGAGCACTATCAGTATGATTCCGACGAGGATTCCAATACTATTATGAATAAAAAATAATACGCTCTACTTAGATAGAATATCGATTCTATACTAGGTGGAGCGTACTTTTTAACTTTCTTTTACTGCAGCAAGTGTTTCGCCAACTTTACCTTTTATGAATAGATCAATCTCCAAATTTCCTGTATCGATTTCTTCATTATTAATGAGGACAACGTGCTTTCCTTTGAATTGATGAATATAATTGCGAGCCGGATTCACACTCAAAGAGGTTCCCGCTATAATCAGTAAGTCTGCTGTTTTAATTGTAGCTTTGCTTTTTTCAACAATCTCTTTATTGGGGTTTTCACCAAACAAGACGACAGATGGTCTGACGATTCCATTCTCTATTGGACATCTTGGAATGTTCCGCTCATCTTTTTGTACTTCTTGAGGCTGGTACACTCTTGTACATTCCATACAATACCAATTTCGATTATGCCCATGAAGCTCTAAAACAAATCGATGCCCAGCTTTTTGATGAAGCCCATCCACGTTTTGAGTGATTACGCGAATATCTTTTCCAGCTTTTTCCATTTCAGCCAACACTTTGTGTGCATCATTTGGAACAGGTTCAATTCTTTTGTTACGAGGGCGGTTGAAAAAAACTTCTGGCTGTTCATTTAGAAATTTTCGACTCATAATTTTTTTAGGATCAAGTTTCTTTTTTTCAATTTCTGTATATGTTCCATCCTTTGAACGATAATCTGGTAGGCCACTTTCTGTAGAAACTCCAGCCCCTCCGAAAAAGACAATAATCTGAGCTTCTTCTATATAAGCTTTTAACTGTGCAATTTCTGTTCTTTCCATATAAACACCTCTCTAAAACTGGTATGTTTATTATACCAACTAAGGTTATGAAAGACACTTACGGGGTTTTTTAAGCGAACAGACTTTCATTTTCATCAGTGATATGCTATAATATGTATAGAATGATAGCGATTCGTTATCATTTGGTTTTGTTTTCTATATTGGGGTTGTTACGGATTCGACAGGCATAGATTGAGCTTGAGTTGCGTTCTGCAGGTGACGAGACTGCATACCAACGTCACAGTTAAATATAACTGCAAACAATAATAATAACACTTACGCTTTAGCTGCGTAATAGTAGCTAGCGTGATCCGAACTGGTATCACCCACGTGTCACGTTTGGGTCCTATAATTAAGTGGGATACGCTGATTCTTTCCGTCTGGAAGGATTAGAAGAGATTATCAGACTAGCGACACATGATGCCTGTTAGGCGGCTAATGTAGAGCGAAATCTTAGTAGCGTAACTATGATCGTAGATGCTTGAGTGCCAATGTGTCTGGACAGGGGTTCGACTCCCCTCAGCTCCATCAAAACATCCGTATAGGAATAATGAAGAAGAGGAATGCCGATAAAACGGTATTTCTCTTCTTTTATTTATGCTATAAGAAATTATAAATCAAAGTTAAACGTAGTAAATCACGTAGTAAAAAAGACCCCCACCGAAGTGAGAGTCTTACCTATACGAGGGGTAACCCTCACATCATAGGACTATGACTAGATAGTGCGCTATGTGTCTTTAGTATAATATGTATGGATGGTATATCAATATGTAATTACAACTTCACTAGTAGTGCATGCAATTCTTTTAAAGACATTTCTTCAAAATTGAGTTCTAAGTAGTTATACTTTTTAAGAGGAATTATATTTGAGGAATCATGATAATATTCTTTGACTGTTTTTTCTTCATTCAGGTCTACTAAAACAAATACTATCACATCTGGACCGAACTTTTTCAAGTCAAATCTGACCCTTTCTATCAACCAATCATATATTAGTACCATGTCTATCTAGCTCCTTATGGACTTTTTTCGATTATAGCATTATTCTGGATCAGATTAAATAGAATAAGTTGAAAAATCGTTAATTTGAGATTAAAACTCAAATTAACGATTTTTCATTTATTTTCAGACTCTAAACTAAAACTTTCAAAAGATAAGCACGCACTAGTAATTTCAAGATAGAATTCTATACAGATTTTCTAAATACACTTCCCTTACTTCTAAATCGTTTAGAAAAAGTGTTAAAACCACTGGTATTTCTTCTACATTTAAACAGTATCTTTCTATGTCTTTTTTGTTAGGACATTTCGCTTATAAGATGTCTGCTTCATGATTATGAACAACGACATACGTTACTTTTCCTTGAACCATTCATCCTGAGATCAGCTCTCAATCTAATCATCAATAAATTGTCTCTCATTATT
Coding sequences within:
- a CDS encoding NAD-dependent protein deacylase, whose product is MERTEIAQLKAYIEEAQIIVFFGGAGVSTESGLPDYRSKDGTYTEIEKKKLDPKKIMSRKFLNEQPEVFFNRPRNKRIEPVPNDAHKVLAEMEKAGKDIRVITQNVDGLHQKAGHRFVLELHGHNRNWYCMECTRVYQPQEVQKDERNIPRCPIENGIVRPSVVLFGENPNKEIVEKSKATIKTADLLIIAGTSLSVNPARNYIHQFKGKHVVLINNEEIDTGNLEIDLFIKGKVGETLAAVKES